The Cheilinus undulatus linkage group 2, ASM1832078v1, whole genome shotgun sequence genome has a window encoding:
- the LOC121517970 gene encoding E3 ubiquitin-protein ligase TRIM39-like, translating to MESKLEEDLCCPVCLDIFKDPVILSCNHSFCRACMEKWWKEKDKKCPVCKRIHSKDWLPPELSLKVLCVKEQRSSEDLCSLHHEKLKLYCLDHQEPVCHVCRDSEKHIKHRFRPIDEIARPFKVKIEESLQPLKDKLEALKGVKVKFDQTEAHIKVQAQNTARQITEQFKKLHQFLAEEEAARLRALREEEKQKMQGMKEQMEALSAQIAALSCTVRATEDQLTASDVSFLRNHEAAVETVQQYPQLEEPQLPSGVLIDQAKHLDNLSFKIWDKMKDLVSYTPIILDPNTAGSFVIVSDDLTTVRGGQRLQLPDNPERTDRFNAVLGSEGFTSGTHSWDIQVGDNEHWCLGVLAESVKRKGDIQCEIWGVVLIDGKYGVQSPQGRSTDLSVKNPPKRIRVNLDCSRGKLLFSDPDTNTRVHSFKHTFTGRVFPVLGTEKNHPLKILPEKVSVTVGQN from the coding sequence ATGGAGTCCAAGTTAGAGGAGGATCTGTGCTGTCCAGTTTGCCTGGACATCTTTAAAGATCCCGTCATCCTGTCCTGTAACCACAGCTTCTGTAGAGCATGTATGGAGAAGTGGTGGAAGGAGAAGGACAAGAAGTGTCCTGTTTGTAAGAGGATACACTCTAAGGACTGGTTACCTCCTGAATTGTCTTTGAAGGTCCTGTGTGTGAAGGAACAGAGATCATCAGAGGatctctgcagtctgcatcacgAGAAACTCAAACTCTATTGTCTAGACCATCAAGAGCCAGTGTGTCACGTCTGCAGAGATTCAGAAAAACACATCAAGCACCGATTCAGACCCATCGATGAAATTGCTCGACCTTTCAAAGTGAAAATTGAGGAAAGTCTGCAGCCTTTAAAGGATAAATTAGAGGCTCTAAAAGGAGTAAAAGTGAAGTTTGATCAAACAGAAGCTCACATAAAGGTCCAGGCCCAAAACACAGCCAGGCAGATTACAGAGCAGTTTAAGAAGCTTCATCAGTTTCTAGCTGAAGAAGAGGCTGCCAGGCTGCGTGCActgagggaggaggagaagcagaAGATGCAGGGGATGAAGGAGCAGATGGAGGCTTTGAGTGCACAGATAGCAGCTCTTTCATGCACAGTTAGAGCCACAGAGGACCAGCTGACGGCAAGCGACGTATCCTTCCTGAGAAACCATGAGGCTGCAGTGGAAACTGTCCAGCAGTATCCCCAGCTAGAGGAGCCACAGCTGCCCTCGGGAGTTCTTATAGACCAGGCCAAACATCTGGACAACCTGAGCTTCAAGATCTGGGACAAGATGAAGGACCTGGTCTCCTACACACCCATCATTCTAGACCCAAACACTGCTGGTTCATTTGTCATTGTGTCTGATGATCTGACCACTGtgagaggaggacagagacTGCAGCttcctgataatccagagaggACTGATCGTTTCAACGCTGTCCTGGGCTCTGAAGGCTTTACCTCAGGGACTCACAGCTGGGACATCCAGGTCGGAGACAATGAACACTGGTGTCTGGGTGTGTTAGCAGAGTCTGTCAAAAGAAAGGGAGACATACAGTGTGAAATATGGGGAGTAGTATTAATTGATGGTAAATATGGAGTACAGTCACCACAAGGTAGATCCACTGATCTCTCAGTGAAAAATCCGCCAAAGAGGATCAGAGTGAATCTGGACTGTTCCAGAGGAAAGCTGTTGTTCTCTGATCCTGATACTAACACACGCGTACActcctttaaacacactttcacTGGAAGGGTGTTTCCCGTATTAGGAACTGAGAAGAATCACCCACTTAAGATTTTACCAGAAAAAGTCTCAGTGACTGTGGGGCAAAACTGA